The following are from one region of the Spirochaetota bacterium genome:
- a CDS encoding MFS transporter produces MKPTQPSSHAAALKKVATSIKLAYGFGDIGSNIFIVTSGFFLLFFLTNVVGINPALAGLVLLFPKLWDVVSDPIMGAISDRTRSRWGRRRPYLLFGALPFGLSFLVMFIAPGYESESARALHVALMFALGCTAFTVVNVPYSSMVAEMSDDYNERMSITSFRMIGSSIGVLAAGGLAMPLVGMGGGGADGFRFMGIVFGAAIALITLVCFMGTGRARTLPVKDITPPAREQIRIALKNRPFIMLMASYMLQSTGIGVLMAGLIYYIKHVMMLPETAMGVVFPILFGTAIVFIPVWVKIGKKLGKIRAYRIGLAIICVMLVSTFFTQASQLMLFYVQVFLLGIGFSSFQLFPFSMLPDTIEYDEMKSGMRREGIFSGVWASGQKMAYSVGPGIMGFALALSGFDASGPQGANVATGIRIAFCLLPAAALLLSYIPFGAYDLTEERFEEIKRTIAGKGPGGMR; encoded by the coding sequence ATGAAACCCACCCAGCCATCCTCGCACGCCGCCGCATTAAAAAAGGTCGCCACGTCCATCAAGCTCGCCTACGGCTTCGGCGACATCGGCAGCAACATCTTCATCGTAACCTCGGGATTTTTCCTTCTATTCTTCCTTACAAATGTCGTCGGCATCAATCCCGCGCTTGCGGGGCTCGTGCTTCTCTTCCCCAAGCTGTGGGACGTGGTGTCCGACCCCATTATGGGCGCGATCTCCGACCGAACGCGCTCGCGCTGGGGCCGGCGCAGACCCTATCTCCTCTTCGGGGCCCTGCCCTTCGGCCTTTCCTTCCTCGTCATGTTCATCGCGCCCGGCTACGAGTCCGAGTCGGCGCGCGCCCTGCACGTGGCGCTCATGTTCGCGCTGGGCTGTACGGCCTTCACCGTGGTCAACGTGCCCTATTCGAGCATGGTGGCCGAGATGTCCGACGACTACAACGAGCGCATGTCGATCACCTCGTTCCGGATGATCGGCTCGTCGATCGGGGTTCTCGCGGCCGGGGGACTGGCCATGCCGCTGGTCGGGATGGGAGGCGGCGGCGCGGACGGCTTCCGTTTCATGGGTATCGTCTTCGGCGCCGCCATCGCGCTCATCACGCTGGTGTGTTTCATGGGTACAGGCCGGGCAAGGACGCTTCCGGTAAAGGACATCACGCCCCCGGCGCGGGAGCAGATCCGCATCGCGCTGAAAAACCGCCCGTTCATCATGCTCATGGCGAGCTACATGCTGCAGTCGACCGGCATCGGCGTGCTGATGGCGGGGCTCATCTATTACATAAAGCACGTCATGATGCTTCCCGAGACAGCCATGGGGGTGGTGTTTCCCATACTGTTCGGCACCGCGATCGTGTTCATACCGGTGTGGGTAAAAATTGGTAAAAAACTCGGAAAGATCCGCGCCTACCGGATCGGGCTGGCGATCATCTGCGTAATGCTGGTGTCGACGTTCTTCACGCAGGCGTCGCAATTAATGCTGTTTTATGTACAGGTGTTTTTGCTGGGCATCGGTTTTTCGAGCTTCCAGCTCTTTCCGTTCTCGATGCTTCCCGACACCATCGAATACGACGAGATGAAGTCGGGCATGCGGCGCGAGGGGATTTTCTCCGGCGTGTGGGCCTCGGGGCAGAAGATGGCCTATTCGGTCGGCCCGGGCATAATGGGCTTCGCGCTGGCGCTCTCGGGCTTCGACGCCTCCGGGCCGCAGGGCGCGAACGTGGCCACCGGCATTCGTATCGCCTTCTGCCTGCTTCCTGCGGCGGCACTTTTACTGAGCTACATTCCGTTCGGCGCGTACGACCTCACGGAAGAGAGGTTCGAGGAGATCAAGAGGACGATCGCCGGGAAGGGGCCGGGGGGTATGCGATGA
- a CDS encoding diguanylate cyclase, translated as MKMLIVEDDPFVQKVVKKVFAGMGFEVLTCGDGATALDFIKNDRIQFAVIDWILPEMDGLTLCRRVRKLKLSRYIYMIVLTSRNRKEDLVQALDSGADDYIAKPFDESELAARARVGMRIIQLENKLINNQKRLMKLAKEDPLTGILNRRALFDGILKEINRSSREGASVATILVDADNFKAINDTHGHLAGDVALAEFSRRLQDSCREYDLLGRYGGEEFLVFLPRTDREGAIRVAERIRSSLREKPMVFGDHKVELGASLGICAYTFEKSRKRAEDVEAVFDEMIKRADYALYMAKKEGKNRVVVYTP; from the coding sequence ATGAAAATGCTGATTGTTGAAGACGATCCCTTCGTACAGAAGGTGGTGAAAAAGGTGTTCGCCGGGATGGGCTTCGAGGTGCTCACCTGCGGCGACGGGGCCACGGCCCTCGACTTCATAAAGAACGACCGCATACAGTTCGCCGTGATCGACTGGATTCTGCCCGAAATGGACGGCCTCACGCTCTGCCGCAGGGTGCGCAAGCTCAAGCTGTCGCGCTACATATATATGATCGTGCTCACCTCGCGCAACCGCAAGGAGGACCTGGTGCAGGCCCTCGACTCCGGGGCCGACGATTACATAGCCAAGCCCTTCGACGAGAGCGAACTTGCGGCGCGCGCCCGGGTGGGGATGCGCATCATCCAGCTCGAAAACAAGCTCATCAACAACCAGAAGCGCCTCATGAAGCTCGCCAAGGAGGACCCGCTCACCGGCATCCTCAACCGGCGCGCGCTCTTCGACGGTATACTGAAAGAGATCAACCGGTCATCGCGCGAGGGAGCGAGCGTGGCGACCATCCTCGTCGACGCCGACAACTTCAAGGCCATCAACGACACGCACGGCCACCTGGCCGGCGACGTGGCGCTCGCGGAGTTCTCGCGCAGGCTCCAGGATTCGTGCAGGGAATACGACCTGCTGGGGCGCTACGGCGGCGAGGAGTTCCTCGTATTCCTGCCGCGCACCGACCGCGAGGGCGCCATACGGGTCGCCGAGCGCATTCGGAGCTCATTACGGGAAAAACCGATGGTCTTCGGCGATCATAAAGTGGAACTCGGCGCGAGCCTGGGCATCTGCGCCTATACCTTCGAGAAATCCAGGAAGCGGGCGGAAGACGTAGAGGCCGTTTTCGACGAAATGATAAAACGCGCCGATTACGCGCTATACATGGCGAAGAAAGAAGGGAAGAACCGGGTGGTGGTGTATACGCCATAG